A stretch of Pseudochaenichthys georgianus chromosome 2, fPseGeo1.2, whole genome shotgun sequence DNA encodes these proteins:
- the LOC139435240 gene encoding THAP domain-containing protein 6-like encodes MPEHCAAYCCANRRTIANRGRGITFHKFPKDKDMRKKWEVALRREGFTASESSVICSEHCKQDEFDRTGQIVRLRDGVIPSIFSFPVHLQTPEKGRTTSTSRKAEESLSVAPQDDPEASTSHSQPQPNDDHRYVSPASPTALKARLNEALARVESGERERKNAMAREKRAETTVRTLLGDLREKNLINEELKEA; translated from the exons atgccagagcactgtgcagcatattgctgtgcaaatcggcggacgattgcgaacaggggtcgggggattacttttcacaa gtttcccaaagacaaagatatgagaaagaagtgggaagttgctttgaggagggaagggttcactgcaagcgagtcatccgtgatttgcagtgagcattgtaagcaggacgagtttgacaggacaggacagattgtccgactcagagatggtgttattccctccatcttcagcttcccggttcacctccaaaca ccggaaaagggcaggactacgtctacttccagaaaagctgaagagagcctgtctgtggcccctcaggacgacccagaagcttcaacctcacactcacaacctcagcctaatgat GATCATCGCTATGTctcgcctgcttctcctactgctcttaaggccagactcaatgaagctttagcaagagtggagagtggagagcgagagaggaagaatgccatggctagagaaaagagggcagagaccacagtgaggactcttttgggggatttgagggaaaagaacctcattaatgaagaactcaaagaggcttga